The nucleotide sequence TGTACTGAATGGAGAGCAAATGGTCTAAGCACATTTTTCTAAGCGGACAACATTTTGTATGATAGATTACAGGTCTTCTGATCTTAAAATTGCATCAATCATGTCCTTCGCTCCACTTCTAGCCGTCTTAACAAATTTTGTAGCAGCGTACATTGTGTCAGTGAGCTACTAATAATTTTGTCCATATTTGCAATATTTCAGGTATTGGAATTTGCAAGGTGTTCTTTCTACTCATTCCAATTGCAATCTCATGCAGTGCGTGTAATCATCTATTTTGATGTTGCTAGCGCCAGAATCCCAATTGTCACTTCAGAGTTCAGAcgagagaaaaaaatatcaagctAAGTGTTGGGCAGGCAGGAACATCATACTCACCAATCTGCGCACAGTGCAGCAGAGCCTGGGCAACCCCCGGAGCTCTGGTGGTGAGGCCCCAATGGTCCCGGCAGTAGCGCACGCCCTCCCAGACGGCGAGGCTGGCCAGCATCCCCAGCAGCGCCATCGGCATCCGGTAACTGCCCACACAAATCATCATTCATCAAGGTAGCTGCTTCGAGAATCAAAGAAAGTGAAGAAATGAGATGGGATACAATACTAAATACATACAGGCAGCACGCGAAGACGAGGATGGTGAGCGCGGCGTAGTTGCGCGCGTACCGGCGGACGTTCTCCTGGACGCGGAGCCTGGCCTGGGTCGGCGTGGGCGGCCAGGAGTAGGACGCGGCGCCGGGGGGCCCGACGAAGGCGAGCGACCAGGACGGGGTGGGCGCGGCCAGGTCAGCGGTGGAGAGGCGCGCGAAGGGGTTGAGCGCGAGGAGCGAGGCGAGGGTGCGCGCGAAGGCGAGGACGTCGGCCGCGACGCCGGAGGAGGCCGGGCCAGCGACGGgactggcggcggcggaggcagaTGTGGAGGGGGCCGAGGATGACGAGGGCCCTCCGGTGGTGGAGTCGAGTAGATCGAGGTAGCCGCTGTCCCGGAGCCAGCGGTCGAGCGCGGGGTCCGGCACGCTCAGCGACAGCGGGTTCGGCTTGAACGACGACGAGGCCGCCATTGGAATGGAATGGATTTGCCGCCACGATACCTCACCAGAGGATTAGCATGTCCCTCTGCGTGTGGGCCCAGGAGAGTCCCCACTCCCCAGTGGCCCAGTTCGCAGCCAAACCAGCTGAGTGTGAGCAGTTGCTGGCCAAACACAGTTAGAGCACCTTTTAGAAAACAGAAATTTTACGTGAATTGCACAGAAATTTCACAACAATCAGTTACAATTCCGAAGGGGGTGTTTAAAATACCCATGGCTTCTTAAGTTTATTCAaatgaaatttctaaaaaaacatAGGAGAAATAGTACAAAAATATGGCAGCGGGTATTTCATATATTCTCCTACAAATCCATCAATGGGGTCACATACTCACATACAAGTTATTTACACAGAAACGTTTGCATAATTGGTACACAAAACCAAGTTTCTGTTTTCCTATGAACTTATGAAGTGCTAGTACAACTGCTTTCAAACTGATatctttttgtttatataatctCAAACTGATATCTTTATGAAAACGACGACATGGAGCAGCAAAACATACAGTACAATTGCAGACCTAAGGATCATCAGCCGGTTCTGGCCTTCTGTTCTAACGCCAGTCTGGTACGGTCTTCGACCCCCTTTAGGGTCATAATAATAATCTTCTGGGCCGCTCAAGAGGCCTCTGTTGAGGCGGCTCCGAGGTGCGCCAGTTTCATTGGTACTGCTGTAGAGGTTTCTATGCAGATGGTTCAGCCGTTCCAGCTCCTTTTCTTTGGAATGCACCTCAGTGGCCAGGATTTCAGCTTGAGCCTACATGAGAGCAAGAGACAGAATTAAGTTTGAGAAGGTAGGAGCTGCTACCCTTCACACAAGACGCAAAGGCCAAGGATATAGAACGGACTTGCTTAGCTGTCAACTGCTCGATGAGGCTATGTAGTTGTCTCTCCAGGACCTTCTCTCTTTGTGCTGCATATGTAACAGAAAGGACCGCTAAAATTCATAGATTCACATAACAGAAGAAACAAATATGCAGCAGGCATAATTGTGCTAAGGTGTAGGATAATTGCTTTCCCTATTTATACCTTGGCAGAGCATCACAAAATTTCTTAGAGGAGCTTTATGAATTAGAGAGAACTAACTTTGTTAAAGTTCCAAAATGAGAAACAATTTGCTATCACAAATTCACAACACCATCTATTCATTGCCACTTAACTAGGAACTGGTCACTTAtggtaccaccaccaccactcatTCAGATAGGACAGTTGGCCACCGCAAAATAGTGTCATAGAAGGCAAAATTCCGTAATTCTAGGGTGGAGAGATCTTACTCCCTCCAAACATGAAAACCCAAATTCAACAATCGGAGTAATATTACTCTTAGAAACATGAGGTGTAGCCATGTAGGACATGAACATCCTGGATGCCCAATTAATGTGCCCATATGGTTTACGTTGAACCAATATGATTTCTAACAGGGTAATTTCAAGAGAAATGCCTAGTTCTTCTATGCCTTCAAGACTGAGAATTTAAAAAGAAAACTTCTCCCTACCAAGTTAACCAATAGAAATTGAGTGCTGGGTGCTGTAAGTAAGCAATGATCTTCTAGTATACATAGCAGCAAGGCTCAAACAAATATAACCATTCTGTGTTCTTCCAAGATTCAGAATATACTATATCTCTTAGCAGTTGGCTTTTTTAAATAAGGCTTTAGCAATTAAAGAGATGACCAATAAAAAAATTTGCTAAACCGACTCATAAAAAAGTTAAATCTGTGATTAGAAAAGCATTTCATATGATGCAAAACATTGGAATTATTTATGTTATATTACTCATGGTTTGGCGTCTTTTCTCGTTCACACGAAACACAAATATAACTGGCATTACTCGCATAGGCACTTTTGGCCCCTTCACAATCACatgttgccaaaaaaaaaaaagaataagcaAGGGGAATCCAACATGTAATCAATGAAAATATTGACATGCGGAAAAGTATAAAGTACCAGGAGTGGGTTTCTTtaaagattcttcttcaaccaCAGACCACTCTTTCTCTAATGTTTGCACCTTGTTATCCACTAGTTCCTGTGAGGTGAGaataattataaaaaaaaaaagactccaaCGTTGCATTCAAAACACAGAACATAAGAAGAGTCCAAAGAATAACATACCAGCTCCCTTTTCTTGTCCTCCAAATCTTTAGATTTAAGATTGATTGCTGATTTAGCTTCCAGTAGAGCATCTTCAGTTGTTCCAGAGGCTGCTGTTGATGCTTTATGTTGAGCAGCCTCTTGCTCCTTCAGAGCATTTTCAAGCTGTGTCTTTAAATTATGCTCTGTTACTTCCATTTCCTGAAAATTTAACATATTCTATTAAAGTGATGTGTGGGGCGGCCCTATGCTTTGCATGGAAAAAACTATATGCAGAAAGGCAAACATAAATAGCATTTCAAAGGATACCATTCAAGTGAAGAGTACGAGTTAATGAACATCATACATACATGGCTCAAGCATTAGAAAGCTCCACACAAGCTGATTGTGACTTCCTGATACTCATTATAGAACAGGACAACATGGATTCCTCGTAAATGAGTTTAAAGTAATTCCTTACTGATGCAGAGTCAAACTCACAATTTTGTTTTAGGGTATTCATGGCCTCTGCCTCAATGTTCAGACAAATTTATCATTCTTTCAACATTATGATGCAGTTTTGCAAACAGAAACAATAACAATATCACCATGGTTTACCTATCAGAATCGGTCAACAACCTTCAACGTAAATCTTTTTCACCATTAACAAACCACATGATTGAGGAGATATCTAGTAACCTAGTTCTTTCATATTTTAGTGTACTTCTTGTCCACGGTATCTTACATATGCTTAGAGAGTACTAACCTCACAATAGGAAAAACTGATGACagttactccctctatcccaataTAGAAGTCGTTatagaaaatgcgtgcaacatttatatcttcaaataagtttattatgaaagtatattcaacgatctacctaatgatactaattatgtattacaaatattaatattttatatatatatttggtcaaagttaaaagtgtttgacttctcgagaagtgagaatgacatctattttgagacggagggagtaagtaACATGAAAAAAAATGTAATATGCATCATGTGCTTAGTAACACCTGCTTTAGAAGAGTATTAGATAGTGGATAATGACATAAGGTTAAAACGGGGTTGTTAAAAGGTAATGGTGGTGTACCTCCAGATTACTCTGAAGCTGACTGGCCTCCATCTGCTTTTCCTGAATTTTCTGTTTACACTCTGATATAGCTTTCTCATAGGCTGCATTTTCTTCTTGGAGAGTTACTTCTCTTTGCTGGGTCTACAGAAAGTTTACAGGATCTGTTATAGAAATCTGCAGAGGAACAAACACCCAACTCCCAAGTATCCAAGTGCGAAAAGAAACCAACTGTAAGTTTCAAGTAATCAAATGCGCAATATAGTTGAACTGCAACAATCCTTGTGGTAAATGCACCAATAGTTTACTTGTTATATCAGCTGATTGATTTAGAAAATTTACCAATTTTGCAGATTGTTGAGAAGTACAATGTCCATATGCGACTAGTGTCCCTAGAGAATTCACACCCTAATAAATATTGCCATCTCCCATTCAAAAGGATGGACATATACAAACATCATACCTAACTAGATCCAAATCCATAAACTAAGCTTAGCCAGATCAAATGGGGCTGCTACAACTTAGTTTCAATACTGCTATTCTCCCATTAACGATTATTATCAGGATGACTTGTCGTGCTAGAGGGCATCAAAACGTCCAAGAGGAGGAACACAAAGAAAAGGAGCTTAAGCAAAGGGTTGTGCACCTGCTCCTTGGTGGAGGAGTGCGCGTTGAGCTGGAGCGCGAGCGCGGCGGAGGACGCGAGGGAGTGGGCGTGGAGGTGGGGCAGGCGCTGCGCGACGTGCGGCGGGGGCACCCGGAGGCGTAGGTCCTGGATGGCGCGGCGCAGCGAGGCCGCCCGCGCGTCCAGGTCGGCGGCGCGGAGCCGCTGGGCCGGGGTCATGGCGGCCGACGCCGCGGCGCGCGCGTCGTCGTCGGCCTCGTCGTCGCTGCCGCCGGCCCCGCCGACCACGTCGGCCGCCCACGCCAGGATCCCCGCCATGGGGACGACCGGTCCTCCCTCAGGCGGGAGAGAGCAGCTCGGGATTTCGACGAGCAAGCGAACGCGGATTCGGCTAGCGCCGCCGAGGAAGGTTGCTGCAGATTGCAACTAAGATGTGAATGTGATGAGGGCGTATGCAATGGTGGTTGATGGCTCTAGTTTTCCCCCCtcgagagatcagagactagggATTTTAGAAAGGGGACCGAATGTTTGGAACGTAAGCGAACAATTCGTAAAGAGAGGGGGAGAGATCGGCAGGGAGAATAATAGGGAGGAGAGGAAGTCACCTCACAGGCTCGCCGTCGCCGGCAGCAACTACCGGCGTCAGCGTGGAGGGCGTGGCGCTGCCGGGCCGCCGGCGCGTGCAGCGACCGATGCAGCCGGCGGCTAGTGGGCTACCGGGCTCCTAGCTAGGCCAGGAAGCGAGCGAGCGATCGTGAGGAATGCGTCGGCATATTGGGCTGGGCCGTATCCAGTCTTTGGACAAGGCCTAAGGAAAGTGCGCCAGGCCCATTCCTGCCAGGGATATTCCATCCATGATTCGGGCGATTGTGATTCCCTCCAATCATTTCTTCTTCTCTCACCCCGCTCGAGAATTTTAATGCAACATCCACAGCACTAGATCCACGTCGCAGTCAGTCCGCAAAAAATGTGGCATTTCGAGAGAAAATGAAGTGCAATCAACGGATCTGAAGTTCTGACTTTTGAGCTACTGCTCGAATCACAGCACAGAAGTCGGGGCGTCAACTCAACTCCTGCTGGCTTctgcaagaacaagaaggcagcaataacGAAGGAATTTTCACAGTAATGGCACGGAAATTTTATAGAGATCAATTCAATTTTTACAGAAGAACCAAGAACATCAGACCAAATGCAGTAATCCAATCCTGCTTGATTCATTCAGTTGTAGATTTGATTTGCCTCACAACAGTCAAAGTCAACTCTAAGTTTACATGCCTCTGCACTGCAAAGACGACGCCTGCAGCAATGGCACCGCGGGATGCCGTGCCGTCGACGACGACCAAATGGAGCCATCCCGCCGCACTGCACGCTCTAGCTACTAGCCTACTATAAGGATCTATCTGTCCGCGCGGGCCCCGCGCGCGGCGGCGAGCTCCGCGGCGAGCGCCTGGACCTGGGCCTGGTAGGCGCGCGCGAGCTCGAGCGCCTCCACCTCGGCGTCGCCGAGCTGCTCACACAGCCGCTCCTCGGCCTCCTCCGCCGTCTCGgcgcgccgccgcgccgcgcccagCTCCAGTCGCAGCGCTGCCACCTCCCGCTCCAGCTCCGCGTTCCTCCGCCGCAGGAGCTCCGCCTCGTCCACGCCGGCGGCGCTCTTCTTGTTAACGCCCGCCGACGAGGACGGCGCCGCGGTGCCGATGGAGATGGACGGCGCCATTGAGAACGATTGGATTTTGATGGGATGGAGTCCGATCGGGCTGAAGGAGCGAGAGAGAGCTTGGCTTGCGGGAGGACGGGACAGGAGGTCgcagccgccgcgcccgcgcgttGGTTGGTTTTTTGGTTGCTCTGCTGATGTGGCCTCGTGCTGGTGTATCTTGCTGCGAAGGGGGACGGGTTATTTATCGGTGGGGTGAGGGCCGGGAAGGCGTCCAGGTGCAGTGCACCGGGGGATGTGAGTGTGTGAGGACGGGAGCGCTGACGCGGGAGGCATCAGCAGTGACCCAATCGGCGGACGCTGACCTGTGAGGTGAGAAGCTTCGCGAGGCCGAACCGCCAGCCAGCCGCCAAGGATGGCTCGTCGCCGCTCAGCGGTGGCTGTGGCGACGGGCGAGCAGCCGAGCACCACCTGTGGTTGAGCTTGAGCAGTGGATTCGGC is from Miscanthus floridulus cultivar M001 chromosome 7, ASM1932011v1, whole genome shotgun sequence and encodes:
- the LOC136466587 gene encoding PRA1 family protein H-like, coding for MAASSSFKPNPLSLSVPDPALDRWLRDSGYLDLLDSTTGGPSSSSAPSTSASAAASPVAGPASSGVAADVLAFARTLASLLALNPFARLSTADLAAPTPSWSLAFVGPPGAASYSWPPTPTQARLRVQENVRRYARNYAALTILVFACCLYRMPMALLGMLASLAVWEGVRYCRDHWGLTTRAPGVAQALLHCAQIATAILLYVCNLQFALVYAIGLSYALMMLHASLRKLTPSSLPDPSNKNRRAQPRRS
- the LOC136466585 gene encoding uncharacterized protein isoform X1, which translates into the protein MAGILAWAADVVGGAGGSDDEADDDARAAASAAMTPAQRLRAADLDARAASLRRAIQDLRLRVPPPHVAQRLPHLHAHSLASSAALALQLNAHSSTKEQTQQREVTLQEENAAYEKAISECKQKIQEKQMEASQLQSNLEEMEVTEHNLKTQLENALKEQEAAQHKASTAASGTTEDALLEAKSAINLKSKDLEDKKRELELVDNKVQTLEKEWSVVEEESLKKPTPAQREKVLERQLHSLIEQLTAKQAQAEILATEVHSKEKELERLNHLHRNLYSSTNETGAPRSRLNRGLLSGPEDYYYDPKGGRRPYQTGVRTEGQNRLMILSNCSHSAGLAANWATGEWGLSWAHTQRDMLILW
- the LOC136466585 gene encoding uncharacterized protein isoform X2, producing MAGILAWAADVVGGAGGSDDEADDDARAAASAAMTPAQRLRAADLDARAASLRRAIQDLRLRVPPPHVAQRLPHLHAHSLASSAALALQLNAHSSTKEQTQQREVTLQEENAAYEKAISECKQKIQEKQMEASQLQSNLEEMEVTEHNLKTQLENALKEQEAAQHKASTAASGTTEDALLEAKSAINLKSKDLEDKKRELELVDNKVQTLEKEWSVVEEESLKKPTPAQREKVLERQLHSLIEQLTAKQAQAEILATEVHSKEKELERLNHLHRNLYSSTNETGAPRSRLNRGLLSGPEDYYYDPKGGRRPYQTGVRTEGQNRLMILRSAIVLYVLLLHVVVFIKISV
- the LOC136462660 gene encoding protein RESPONSE TO LOW SULFUR 3-like, producing the protein MAPSISIGTAAPSSSAGVNKKSAAGVDEAELLRRRNAELEREVAALRLELGAARRRAETAEEAEERLCEQLGDAEVEALELARAYQAQVQALAAELAAARGARADR